In Archocentrus centrarchus isolate MPI-CPG fArcCen1 chromosome 21, fArcCen1, whole genome shotgun sequence, the following are encoded in one genomic region:
- the LOC115800187 gene encoding olfactory receptor 2T27-like, protein MEQMNDEFNVTYITFGGHVDLQKYRFLYFAIMFIVYILILCSNSTILCLIWIKKSLHEPMYIFIAGLLLNSVIFSTNIYPELLIDFLSDKQITTHSLCSIQAFIYYSLTGSEFFLLAAMAYDRYVSICKPLQYPTLMKKTTVTVLLVSAWLLPACQLFPSVVMSHSYKICNFTLNGIFCNNAISKLYCDTSRATYIIYGVFILLNTVVLPLLFILFTYSKIFVICYRSCREVRKKAAQTCLPHLLVLVSFSGLCSYDIIIARLEINLPKAARFIMSLQLVLYHPLFNPIIYGLKMREISKHLKKLFCKCKLSIYQK, encoded by the coding sequence ATGGAGCAAATGAATGATGAATTTAATGTGACATATATAACTTTTGGTGGGCATGTTGACTTGCAAAAATACAGATTTCTGTATTTTGCCATCATGTTTATAGTATATATTCTAATactttgcagcaattcaactATATTATGTCTCATCTGGATTAAGAAAAGCCTGCATGAGcctatgtatatttttattgcaGGATTGTTACTGAACTCTGTTATCTTCAGCACTAACATCTACCCAGAacttctgattgactttttatcTGACAAGCAGATCACAACTCATTCACTATGCAGCATtcaagcatttatttattactctTTAACTGGTTCAGAGTTCTTTCTGTTGGCAGCTATGGCCTATGACAGGTATGTGTCTATATGCAAACCCCTGCAATATCCAACCctcatgaaaaaaacaactgtcaCAGTTTTGCTAGTTTCAGCTTGGCTTCTACCTGCTTGCCAGCTTTTCCCATCAGTTGTAATGAGTCACAGTTATAAAATCTGCAACTTTACCTTGAATGGAATTTTTTGTAATAATGCAATTTCCAAGCTTTACTGTGATACCTCAAGAGCAACATATATCATATATGGTGTGTTTATACTACTTAACACTGTAGTTCTTCCTTTGCTTTTCATACTTTTTACATACTCAAAGATATTTGTAATTTGCTATCGAAGCTGCAGAGAAGTCaggaaaaaagctgcacagACCTGTTTACCCCACCTGCTTGTTTTAGTAAGTTTTTCAGGTTTGTGTTCATATGATATAATTATAGCTCGACTGGAAATTAATTTGCCCAAAGCTGCACGTTTTATAATGAGCTTACAACTGGTTTTGTATCATCCACTCTTTAATCCAATCATATACGGACtaaaaatgagagaaatctCTAAACACCTCAAGAAGTTATTCTGTAAATGCAAACTCAGCATATAtcaaaaataa
- the LOC115801169 gene encoding olfactory receptor 13C2-like, whose amino-acid sequence MEKELNVTYVTLAWYVEIKYRYVYFFIMCILYILIICSNSTIVYLICIHKNLHEPMYIFIAALLLNCVLYTTNIYPKLLIDFLSEKQVTSYSACLFQFFIFYTLGCSEFLLLAAMAYDRYVAICKPLQYQTIMRKNTVCIFLVIAWVAPACHIAVLAIASAEAKLCDFNVKGIFCNNAVYTLQCVRSRFITIFGVVSLLDLAMLPMLFVVFTYTKIFIVSYQSCKEIRKKAAETCLPHLLVLISYSVFFIYDVSIARVESDFSKTARIIMNLQIVLYHPLFNPFIYGLKMKEISKHLKRLLSQGNMSSCIKTEC is encoded by the coding sequence ATGGAGAAAGAGTTAAATGTTACTTATGTAACTCTAGCCTGGTATGTAGAAATTAAGTACAgatatgtttatttctttattatgtgtatattatatattctaATAATCTGCAGTAATTCTACTATTGTTTATCTCATCTGTATTCATAAAAACCTTCATGAGCctatgtacattttcattgcagcttTGCTCCTGAACTGTGTTCTTTACACTACAAATATTTACCCCAAacttctgattgactttttatctgaaaaacaaGTCACATCATATTCAGCCtgtctctttcagttttttatattttacactttaGGCTGTTCAGAGTTCCTTCTCTTGGCAGCCATGGCTTATGACAGATATGTGGCTATATGCAAACCTCTGCAATATCAAACtataatgagaaaaaacactgtGTGCATTTTCCTGGTCATAGCTTGGGTCGCACCTGCTTGTCATATTGCAGTCCTTGCAATAGCGAGTGCTGAAGCTAAACTGTGTGACTTTAATGTAAAAGGAATATTTTGTAACAATGCAGTTTACACTCTTCAGTGTGTAAGATCAAGATTTATTACTATATTTGGTGTGGTTTCTTTATTAGATCTTGCGATGCTTCCTATGCTCTTCGTAGTtttcacatacacaaaaatatttatagTCTCTTATCAAAGTTGCAAAGAAATTAGAAAGAAAGCTGCAGAGACCTGTTTACCCCACCTGTTAGTTTTAATCAGctactctgttttttttatatatgatgTCAGTATAGCTCGAGTGGAATCAGATTTTTCAAAAACTGCACGTATAATAATGAATTTACAAATAGTGCTCTATCATCCTTTGTTTAATCCATTCATATATGGGCTCAAGATGAAGGAAATTTCTAAACACCTAAAAAGGCTGCTTTCTCAGGGCAACATGAGCTCTTGTATTAAAACTGAATGCTAA